Proteins from a genomic interval of Sphingobacterium sp. SYP-B4668:
- a CDS encoding helix-turn-helix domain-containing protein, which produces MKTRISVKEFFDEHGLSNIPKEQFNVYKREEFACHTTFLKNNRRDFYKITLIVEGEGILSTANKAIHINGSALTFRNPMIPYSWEPISERQTGYFCLFTDDFINNSLKKDTLIQTPLFQVGANQIYLLDDNQRGFLQEIFKNMSREVNSKYTNKYDLLRNYVQIVMHEALKMTPPTEFYKPTNAGERLTSLFVELLEQQFRIDFADQAIRLKNANEYANHLMVHVNHLNKTLKETTGKTTSELIAARIANEARSLLLSTNWDISEIAYCLGFEHASNFNTFFKRNFGSSPSSFRNATLSIE; this is translated from the coding sequence ATGAAAACTAGAATATCGGTTAAGGAATTTTTTGATGAACATGGTCTATCAAACATTCCAAAAGAACAGTTTAATGTGTACAAACGGGAGGAGTTTGCCTGCCATACCACCTTTTTAAAAAACAATAGGCGCGATTTCTACAAAATCACCCTAATTGTTGAAGGCGAAGGTATACTTTCGACTGCAAATAAGGCTATCCATATTAATGGAAGTGCTCTTACATTTCGAAATCCAATGATTCCATATTCTTGGGAGCCCATTTCTGAACGACAAACTGGATACTTCTGTTTATTTACCGATGATTTCATTAATAACTCATTAAAGAAGGATACATTAATCCAAACTCCATTGTTTCAAGTGGGGGCGAATCAAATATATTTACTGGATGATAATCAAAGAGGATTTCTACAAGAAATCTTCAAAAATATGTCCCGGGAGGTCAATTCAAAATACACAAACAAGTACGACTTGCTGCGAAACTATGTACAGATAGTGATGCACGAAGCATTAAAAATGACACCTCCGACAGAATTTTACAAACCAACGAATGCCGGAGAACGGTTGACTTCATTGTTCGTAGAACTATTGGAACAGCAATTTCGGATAGATTTTGCGGACCAAGCAATTCGTCTAAAAAATGCCAATGAATACGCCAATCATCTAATGGTTCATGTCAATCATCTCAATAAAACACTGAAGGAAACGACTGGAAAGACGACTTCGGAATTAATTGCTGCTAGGATTGCGAATGAAGCGAGATCGCTCTTGCTATCAACAAATTGGGATATTTCGGAAATAGCGTACTGCTTAGGATTCGAACATGCCTCCAATTTCAACACTTTCTTCAAACGGAACTTTGGAAGTTCTCCAAGTTCATTTCGCAATGCTACACTTTCAATTGAATAA
- a CDS encoding RNA polymerase sigma factor: MSWTKFLKGDSDAFALLYNNYIDDLVRYGIRFHADKALVVDCIHDLFVDLYGNTRIAQQVNVKFYLFSSLRRRILKTRRQQAGESLETVQEDLLAVGSHELNFILQEDQRLLSIRVKEEIERLPKRQQEILYLKYYMDFSYENIAEIMGVSVESCRTLSYRAVRSLKTQIPAFELTSILILIFSK; encoded by the coding sequence ATGTCTTGGACAAAATTTTTGAAGGGTGATTCGGATGCATTTGCTTTGTTATATAACAACTATATCGATGATTTGGTTCGCTACGGTATTCGATTTCATGCCGACAAAGCTCTGGTTGTCGATTGTATCCATGATCTCTTCGTAGATTTATACGGCAATACACGTATAGCCCAACAGGTGAATGTCAAATTCTATTTGTTTTCTTCATTACGGAGACGGATCCTTAAGACTCGGAGGCAGCAAGCAGGTGAATCATTGGAGACGGTCCAAGAAGACTTGCTGGCCGTCGGCTCACATGAATTGAATTTTATTCTACAAGAAGATCAAAGGCTGTTGAGTATCAGGGTGAAAGAAGAAATCGAGCGACTTCCCAAACGCCAGCAAGAGATCCTGTATCTCAAATACTACATGGACTTTAGTTACGAAAATATTGCCGAAATCATGGGGGTGAGCGTTGAATCTTGCCGCACCCTTTCCTACAGAGCGGTAAGGTCTTTAAAAACACAGATACCAGCATTTGAACTGACTTCCATATTAATTCTAATTTTTTCCAAATAA
- a CDS encoding SgcJ/EcaC family oxidoreductase, with translation METKALIPADIPRLFIEAWNDRRVDDLASLFEEDADFVNVVGIWWHSRDAIFKAHDYGLSVIFKDSTLKLGTVKVKLLGSDYAIVHARMRLSGQTAHDVTAGLRQNLFIFVLRRYDSHWLCVSAQNTDIVIGAETHIREEDGKLSPVDYRGR, from the coding sequence ATGGAAACCAAAGCACTGATACCTGCAGATATCCCACGGCTATTCATCGAGGCTTGGAATGACCGCCGAGTAGATGACCTAGCGAGTCTCTTTGAAGAAGATGCTGATTTTGTAAATGTTGTCGGAATCTGGTGGCACAGCCGTGATGCAATTTTCAAGGCACATGATTATGGCCTGTCGGTCATTTTCAAAGACTCTACTTTAAAATTGGGAACAGTAAAGGTCAAGCTATTAGGGAGTGATTACGCTATTGTCCATGCTCGAATGCGATTGAGCGGGCAGACGGCACATGATGTGACTGCAGGGCTCCGGCAAAATCTATTTATTTTTGTGCTGCGTAGATATGATAGTCATTGGTTATGTGTATCTGCTCAGAATACAGATATCGTCATCGGTGCTGAAACACATATTCGAGAAGAAGACGGAAAGTTATCTCCGGTGGACTATAGGGGACGATGA
- a CDS encoding FecR family protein: MEKNKEKLRQLFDIREKDQLLEEEKQTLLADILRSGRTVHFRKRIVQLSVAAAIPLILTLSFYFFKSMSSPVDLQQIAQMHRGQMDHSDHIQLIQSENENSNKSRDGFHGRSDKSYTSDSVIYIANSDNKSQFTTIYVPYGKRQEVTLVDGTKVWLNAGSFLTMANNLGEGERRVFLNGEAYFDVAHTGTPFYVEMRENAVHVMGTSFNINNYDDNRATVVELISGSILLKDNADRFEKIKMEPGQRVTVERATAQVKMERSGGGQDILWREKQLVLDRLPLSDLFKKLERFYNIRIQAPPQLAHVQLSYSGRLDLRDDVVSIINDIYELRDYQIELKEKEVIIRKK, translated from the coding sequence TTGGAAAAGAATAAGGAAAAACTTAGACAGCTATTCGACATTCGAGAGAAAGATCAACTACTTGAGGAGGAAAAGCAAACTCTTCTCGCAGATATATTGCGTAGCGGTAGGACCGTTCATTTTAGAAAACGTATAGTACAGCTTTCTGTGGCCGCTGCTATACCCCTGATTCTGACATTATCTTTTTATTTCTTTAAATCGATGTCTTCACCTGTAGATCTCCAACAGATTGCCCAAATGCATCGCGGGCAAATGGACCATTCGGACCACATCCAATTAATACAGTCCGAAAATGAAAATTCTAATAAATCAAGAGATGGATTCCATGGCAGGTCTGATAAATCCTATACCTCAGATAGCGTTATATACATTGCTAATAGTGATAACAAATCCCAATTTACTACCATCTATGTACCCTATGGTAAGCGACAAGAAGTAACGTTGGTAGATGGTACCAAAGTTTGGTTGAACGCAGGGTCATTTTTGACGATGGCTAATAATTTGGGTGAGGGCGAAAGGCGTGTTTTTCTGAATGGAGAGGCCTATTTTGACGTTGCTCACACCGGGACACCCTTCTACGTTGAAATGCGTGAGAATGCTGTTCATGTAATGGGAACTTCCTTCAATATCAACAATTACGACGATAATCGCGCTACTGTCGTGGAATTGATATCAGGTTCTATACTTTTGAAAGACAATGCGGATCGATTTGAAAAGATAAAAATGGAGCCGGGGCAGCGGGTTACCGTAGAACGTGCTACTGCACAGGTCAAGATGGAGAGATCAGGGGGAGGGCAAGATATCTTGTGGCGCGAAAAGCAATTGGTTTTAGATCGTCTGCCATTATCTGATTTATTCAAGAAACTAGAAAGATTTTATAATATCCGGATACAGGCTCCACCACAGCTTGCTCACGTTCAACTTTCGTATTCTGGACGATTGGATTTGCGAGACGACGTGGTATCCATCATTAACGACATTTATGAATTGAGAGACTACCAAATAGAACTTAAAGAAAAGGAGGTTATTATTCGAAAAAAATGA
- a CDS encoding SusC/RagA family TonB-linked outer membrane protein — protein MKKNQPRQFRAGLIPISAKLAYYMKVSGVLWTLMLLSLSSQAFSQKISVDLQNASFRAFLTVLQKQTRVALMYNDNLIKDKRISLRVEGILLEDLLKTELPKHGLSYSRKNNQITIVPHKIEGVAVIESIPVRNPVIQEEIKIKGRVFTNTEPPQALAHASVAVLGTSKGVLTDEAGYYEIALQKGQTLVFTMVGYASKQVVVSKAETNLTVSLELDVSELEEVVVVGMTEMQRKHIASSVASLDVKSNIAGKPITNLSQSLQGGVTGLQVQQGSGLPGGDAASIKIRGISTLNNAEPLVLVDGVPMDMNHIDPVTVESVTILKDAAAAAIYGARAANGVILVTTKRGKAGQINILYDGYYGMQTPTILPEFVDAPTYMKMYNYAVVASGGQEFYTDEQISKTIAGDDPINYPNTNWTKELIDEYSPITSHSLAVSGGNDVARFAVTGNYMSQKGMLPLNNTDRFNIRANTSVSLSKKFLINLDVLGIRRNTMYPNRPISNGGSRMLDDLYRLEPTILPKYPQEEGWPTIYGRYADIVNPIAYKEVGGTIGYQYDQATINMQPKWTITDNLSLRGQFSYRLNNDVYKQKRDNFYFFDYYTKQLVQTWGVQRDAYSELRDTYFFLSGALDYNKDFGRHSVFAMGGFSSEKFNNGYWNMSALVSAYTKVNYSFDDRYLAEISFRADGSSKFGPGNKFGYFPSLALGWNLHNEKFFEIDAINNFKIRASYGQLGNENIGLYKYQNLINTSNGTESVWGNPNVSWEKVNILDLGFDLALFNSKLSMTFDYYDKRTSDVLLMPAVAPSGAVGSAPINAGEVMNRGYEFSFNYNGNFSEDFLFSVKPGITYNKNKITDILGGPYISGIEVNEKGSAIKSYYGYLSDGILQYSDFEEDRLTAKVPLAGKQGPGDIKYVDLNADGIIDENDQRVMGDPTPRINYFANFNFTYKNLDLEFLLQGAGNHDYSGNLGGKSAGYLWHPLNLSASGGVPTTYRAANTWNENNQDAIYPRLLANPAANVLRSDFWLFNAKYMRVKFIQLGYRLNSKAMNKYGIKSSRIYLNAQNPLLITGLKMADPESQGGSYTHPIMKTFSVGVTANF, from the coding sequence ATGAAAAAAAATCAACCTCGGCAATTCAGGGCCGGGCTAATACCTATTTCTGCTAAACTGGCTTATTATATGAAAGTTTCCGGCGTGTTGTGGACATTGATGCTGCTGAGCTTGTCTTCGCAGGCATTCTCCCAAAAAATATCAGTTGACCTTCAAAATGCCTCTTTTAGGGCCTTTTTGACGGTCCTTCAAAAGCAAACAAGGGTTGCGCTTATGTATAACGACAACCTTATTAAAGACAAACGAATATCCCTGAGAGTGGAAGGAATATTGTTAGAGGATCTACTAAAGACCGAACTTCCAAAGCATGGATTATCCTATTCTCGAAAAAATAACCAAATAACGATTGTTCCCCACAAAATCGAGGGAGTGGCAGTTATTGAAAGCATTCCCGTCAGGAATCCTGTCATACAAGAAGAAATAAAAATCAAGGGGCGGGTTTTTACGAATACTGAACCACCCCAAGCATTAGCACATGCTTCTGTAGCGGTATTGGGTACTTCTAAAGGAGTCTTGACTGACGAAGCCGGTTATTATGAAATAGCGCTCCAAAAGGGGCAAACCCTAGTCTTCACGATGGTAGGATATGCCTCAAAGCAGGTTGTGGTCTCCAAGGCCGAGACCAATCTAACCGTTTCCTTGGAATTGGATGTTTCTGAATTAGAGGAAGTTGTTGTTGTGGGGATGACAGAGATGCAGCGTAAGCATATCGCGAGCTCGGTTGCAAGCTTGGACGTTAAATCCAATATAGCAGGAAAACCCATCACCAATCTGTCTCAATCGTTGCAAGGTGGGGTCACCGGATTGCAGGTGCAGCAGGGATCTGGACTACCGGGTGGAGATGCTGCTAGTATCAAGATTCGTGGTATTTCTACACTCAATAATGCCGAACCCTTGGTATTGGTCGATGGTGTCCCTATGGATATGAACCATATCGATCCGGTAACTGTGGAAAGTGTCACCATACTAAAAGATGCTGCCGCAGCAGCTATATATGGTGCTCGAGCGGCCAATGGGGTTATTTTGGTTACGACCAAAAGGGGTAAGGCTGGACAGATTAATATCTTATATGATGGGTACTACGGCATGCAGACTCCCACTATACTGCCAGAGTTCGTAGACGCTCCAACTTACATGAAAATGTATAATTATGCAGTAGTCGCTTCTGGAGGTCAAGAGTTTTATACTGACGAGCAGATCAGTAAGACCATTGCTGGGGATGACCCTATCAATTATCCAAATACCAATTGGACTAAAGAACTTATCGACGAGTATTCGCCCATTACCTCACACTCCCTTGCCGTGAGCGGTGGAAATGATGTGGCGAGATTTGCCGTAACGGGTAATTATATGTCCCAAAAGGGGATGTTGCCCCTGAATAATACCGATCGATTTAATATTAGGGCCAATACTTCTGTGTCCTTATCTAAGAAATTCCTGATTAATTTGGATGTATTAGGGATTCGCAGGAATACCATGTATCCCAATCGGCCCATTAGCAATGGTGGTAGCCGGATGTTGGATGATTTGTATCGCTTGGAGCCGACCATCCTTCCTAAGTATCCACAAGAAGAGGGGTGGCCAACTATCTATGGAAGATATGCCGATATCGTCAATCCTATCGCTTATAAAGAGGTAGGAGGTACTATAGGCTATCAATATGATCAAGCCACTATTAATATGCAGCCTAAATGGACTATTACAGACAATCTGAGTTTACGTGGTCAGTTTAGCTACAGACTTAACAATGATGTCTATAAACAGAAACGGGATAATTTCTATTTCTTCGATTATTATACCAAACAGCTCGTGCAGACATGGGGTGTACAGCGTGATGCATACTCTGAGCTGCGAGATACTTATTTTTTCCTCAGCGGCGCCCTAGATTATAACAAGGATTTTGGTCGGCATAGTGTATTTGCAATGGGTGGTTTCTCGAGTGAAAAATTCAATAATGGATATTGGAATATGTCTGCACTGGTTTCCGCTTATACCAAGGTCAATTACTCCTTTGATGATAGGTATCTGGCCGAAATCTCTTTCCGTGCAGATGGATCTTCTAAGTTTGGTCCAGGAAATAAATTTGGATATTTCCCATCTCTAGCCCTTGGCTGGAATTTGCACAATGAAAAGTTTTTTGAGATTGATGCCATCAATAATTTCAAGATTCGGGCTTCGTATGGACAATTGGGCAATGAGAATATTGGACTCTATAAGTATCAGAACCTGATTAATACGTCCAATGGTACAGAGAGTGTCTGGGGCAATCCAAATGTGAGCTGGGAGAAAGTAAATATCCTTGATTTGGGATTCGACCTCGCTTTGTTCAATAGTAAGCTTAGTATGACCTTTGATTACTATGATAAGCGCACCTCTGACGTCTTACTTATGCCTGCCGTTGCTCCGTCAGGTGCGGTAGGTTCCGCTCCCATCAACGCTGGTGAAGTGATGAATAGAGGGTATGAATTCTCATTCAATTACAATGGTAATTTTTCAGAAGATTTCTTGTTTTCTGTGAAACCCGGGATAACCTACAATAAAAATAAAATAACAGATATATTAGGCGGGCCATACATCAGCGGGATAGAAGTCAATGAGAAAGGGTCCGCAATAAAGAGCTACTATGGTTACCTTTCCGATGGCATCTTGCAGTACAGCGATTTTGAAGAGGATCGGTTGACTGCTAAGGTTCCTTTAGCAGGCAAGCAGGGGCCCGGTGATATCAAATATGTGGATTTGAATGCAGACGGTATTATCGATGAAAATGATCAGCGAGTGATGGGAGATCCTACTCCACGGATTAATTATTTTGCGAATTTCAACTTCACATATAAAAATCTGGACCTTGAATTCCTACTACAGGGAGCGGGCAATCATGATTATTCAGGTAATCTAGGTGGAAAGTCTGCAGGCTACTTATGGCATCCGCTCAATTTGAGTGCATCTGGAGGCGTACCTACGACTTATAGAGCAGCCAATACGTGGAACGAGAATAACCAAGATGCCATCTATCCGCGTCTTTTGGCAAATCCGGCAGCCAATGTTTTACGTAGTGATTTTTGGTTGTTCAATGCCAAGTACATGCGTGTTAAATTTATACAGTTGGGTTATCGCTTGAATTCAAAGGCTATGAATAAGTACGGAATTAAATCTAGCCGAATCTATCTCAATGCCCAAAATCCTTTGCTCATTACCGGGTTGAAGATGGCAGATCCAGAATCGCAGGGCGGATCTTATACACATCCGATCATGAAAACATTCTCTGTTGGTGTTACTGCTAATTTTTAA
- a CDS encoding DUF2200 domain-containing protein, with product MDNTRVYKMSFASVYPHYITKAEKKGRSKEEVHEIIHWLTGYDEQALQQHIERKTDFEHFFAQAPQLNPNVSKITGVICGYRIEEIEDQLMRKVRYLDKLIDELSKGRAMEKILRK from the coding sequence ATGGACAATACAAGAGTATACAAGATGTCGTTTGCGAGTGTATACCCACACTATATCACCAAAGCGGAGAAGAAAGGACGTAGTAAAGAAGAGGTACATGAGATTATCCATTGGTTAACAGGCTATGACGAACAAGCGTTGCAACAGCATATTGAACGCAAGACGGACTTTGAACATTTTTTTGCCCAGGCCCCTCAACTCAATCCCAATGTTTCTAAGATTACTGGAGTCATTTGCGGGTATCGCATCGAGGAGATTGAAGATCAATTGATGCGAAAAGTTAGGTATTTGGACAAATTGATAGACGAGTTGTCCAAGGGCAGGGCCATGGAAAAGATCTTGAGGAAGTAG
- a CDS encoding alpha/beta fold hydrolase translates to MEAKTVNKSPIISPLGIEVAPGVSIDYSDTGSGLPILLIHGWPLNKQMFEYQAQYLNKQGYRVITVSLRGFGKSSKPYGNYNYDQFAEDLHLVIESLGLQNIVLGGFSMGAAVAIKYIAKYGDSNIYKLWMIGAAVPLYTKRDDYTYAGPTVQDVDALLVQLNRNRPSVIQSVGLALGAKDSLIIKEYLSWIFSMGIEASLYATEQSLIALRDTDLRDEIAKVQIPVTIFHGKKDQICPYLLAEQMQQTFSKSTLIPFENSGHALLWEEMDRFHEELLISLKS, encoded by the coding sequence ATGGAAGCAAAAACAGTAAACAAAAGCCCAATCATCTCTCCCCTCGGAATAGAGGTAGCACCAGGCGTATCCATAGACTATTCCGACACTGGAAGTGGACTCCCAATACTTCTGATACATGGATGGCCATTAAATAAGCAGATGTTTGAGTACCAAGCTCAATATCTAAACAAACAGGGGTATCGCGTCATCACTGTCAGCCTCAGGGGCTTTGGCAAATCCAGCAAACCATACGGTAATTACAACTACGATCAATTCGCAGAAGATCTACATCTTGTGATTGAATCGCTGGGTCTTCAAAACATTGTCCTAGGGGGATTTTCAATGGGTGCCGCAGTAGCAATAAAATACATCGCCAAGTATGGCGATAGTAATATATACAAGCTTTGGATGATTGGAGCGGCGGTTCCGCTTTACACCAAACGAGACGACTATACATACGCCGGCCCCACCGTTCAAGATGTAGATGCTCTACTCGTTCAACTCAATCGTAACCGTCCCTCAGTAATCCAATCTGTCGGCTTGGCACTTGGTGCAAAGGACAGCCTCATTATTAAAGAGTACCTTTCTTGGATATTTTCAATGGGTATAGAAGCCTCGCTCTATGCAACCGAACAAAGCTTAATCGCTTTACGTGATACTGACTTGAGGGACGAAATAGCCAAGGTCCAAATCCCTGTCACGATATTCCACGGAAAGAAAGACCAAATATGTCCCTATCTACTTGCAGAACAAATGCAACAAACCTTTTCCAAGAGTACGCTGATTCCATTTGAAAATAGTGGCCATGCATTGCTATGGGAAGAGATGGATAGATTTCACGAAGAATTATTGATATCATTAAAATCATAG